A genomic region of Mitsuaria sp. 7 contains the following coding sequences:
- a CDS encoding N-acetylmuramoyl-L-alanine amidase → MKTKLLTLAAAALLAACATPTLQIDRTHVSENQDSRAQFLILHYTVLDFDRSMKVLTTGGKVSAHYLVQEKPSKVYQLVDENRRAWHGGVSYWGGATNLNSASIGIEIVNPGFTETPMGRVYAPYPQEQIDDVIKLVQEIVARQGIRSDRILGHNDIAPGRKQDPGPAFPWKQLADAGLIAWPDAAQVQIKQAIYQVAPVPDAVWFQKRLAQVGYQTPQTGQLDTATREVISTFQMKYRPADFSGNMDAETAALLEVVTTPGGMLMKKPLPADSRPRSEY, encoded by the coding sequence ATGAAAACCAAGCTCCTGACCCTCGCCGCCGCCGCGCTGCTGGCGGCCTGCGCCACGCCGACGCTGCAGATCGACCGCACCCATGTGTCCGAGAACCAGGACAGCCGCGCGCAGTTCCTGATCCTCCACTACACGGTGCTGGACTTCGACCGGTCGATGAAGGTGCTGACCACCGGCGGCAAGGTCTCGGCCCACTACCTGGTGCAGGAGAAGCCCTCCAAGGTCTACCAGTTGGTCGACGAGAACCGCCGCGCCTGGCACGGCGGCGTCAGCTACTGGGGCGGCGCGACCAACCTGAACTCGGCCTCGATCGGCATCGAGATCGTGAATCCCGGCTTCACCGAGACGCCGATGGGCCGCGTCTACGCGCCGTATCCGCAGGAACAGATCGACGACGTGATCAAGCTGGTCCAGGAGATCGTCGCGCGCCAGGGCATCCGCTCGGACCGCATCCTCGGCCACAACGACATCGCGCCGGGCCGCAAGCAGGATCCGGGTCCGGCGTTCCCGTGGAAGCAGCTGGCCGACGCCGGCCTGATCGCCTGGCCCGACGCCGCGCAGGTCCAGATCAAGCAGGCGATCTACCAGGTCGCGCCGGTGCCGGACGCCGTCTGGTTCCAGAAGCGCCTCGCTCAGGTCGGGTACCAGACGCCGCAGACCGGCCAGCTGGACACGGCCACGCGCGAGGTGATCAGCACCTTCCAGATGAAGTACCGGCCCGCCGACTTCTCCGGGAACATGGACGCCGAGACCGCCGCGCTGCTGGAGGTCGTCACGACGCCCGGCGGCATGCTCATGAAGAAGCCGCTCCCGGCGGACAGCCGGCCGCGTTCAGAGTATTGA